A single window of Salvia splendens isolate huo1 chromosome 6, SspV2, whole genome shotgun sequence DNA harbors:
- the LOC121809520 gene encoding mediator of RNA polymerase II transcription subunit 15a-like isoform X1: MPGINWRECQAEIGVTGLAVSAGGGWRTQLPPGSRHRIVDKMLEMLKKHMPFAGEEGLQDLQETALRCEERIFMKATSQPDYLRKITSKMLGVEMRSQKLRLNPFQSNAASTSTNSQDPTSQSMHSQIQNQAQQLPTPMVSNIYRQHILSQNTQNNIQSTGVPNSTGLTHSMPPVAGMSQVLNSIWLDVPANMHGNSQRQIPDVQQQVVSQDTQQHSQNPVVNSLQSNGTNVAASMEVGDWRSQLRPDIRARVVNKIVETLKRHIPFSGLDEALEIERMAARFEEMTHSVATSQSDYLRKISLKILTIQTRSQNPIALLS, from the exons ATGCCAGGCATTAATTGGAGGGAATGCCAAGCCGAGATTGGGGTTACCGGTCTAGCCGTGTCGGCGGGCGGCGGCTGGAGGACTCAGCTACCTCCGGGTTCCAGACATAGGATCGTGGACAAAAT GTTAGAGATGCTGAAGAAGCATATGCCCTTTGCTGGAGAAGAGGGACTGCAGGATCTTCAAGAAACTGCTCTCAGGTGTGAGGAAAGAATTTTTATGAAGGCAACAAGCCAG CCAGACTACTTAAGAAAGATAACTTCAAAAATGCTGGGGGTCGAGATGAGATCCCAAAAACTTAGACTGAACCCTTTTCAGAGTAATGCTGCAAGTACTAGCACAAACTCACAAGACCCAA CTTCTCAAAGCATGCATTCCCAAATCCAAAATCAGGCCCAGCAATTACCAACTCCAATGGTCTCCAATATATACCGGCAACATATTTTATCCCAAAATACCCAGAATAACATCCAGTCGACTGGAGTGCCGAATTCTACTGGTTTGACACACTCAATGCCCCCTGTTGCTGGCATGTCCCAGG TATTGAATTCGATATGGCTGGATGTTCCTGCTAATATGCATGGAAACTCTCAGAGACAGATTCCAGATGTGCAGCAGCAGGTTGTTTCTCAGGATACCCAACAACATTCTCAGAATCCTGTGGTGAATTCGCTCCAGTCTAATGGTACAA ATGTGGCTGCAAGCATGGAAGTTGGTGATTGGAGGAGTCAACTACGTCCAGATATCAGAGCGAGGGTAGTAAATAAGAt AGTTGAGACATTGAAGAGGCATATCCCTTTTTCTGGACTAGATGAAGCTTTGGAAATTGAAAGAATGGCTGCTAGGTTTGAGGAAATGACACATTCTGTGGCAACAAGCCAG TCAGATTATTTAAGAAAGATATCTTTGAAAATTCTGACAATTCAGACGAGATCTCAGAATCCTATTGCTCTTCTCTCTTAA
- the LOC121809520 gene encoding mediator of RNA polymerase II transcription subunit 15a-like isoform X2: protein MPGINWRECQAEIGVTGLAVSAGGGWRTQLPPGSRHRIVDKMLEMLKKHMPFAGEEGLQDLQETALRCEERIFMKATSQPDYLRKITSKMLGVEMRSQKLRLNPFQSNAASTSTNSQDPTSQSMHSQIQNQAQQLPTPMVSNIYRQHILSQNTQNNIQSTGVPNSTGLTHSMPPVAGMSQVLNSIWLDVPANMHGNSQRQIPDVQQQVVSQDTQQHSQNPVVNSLQSNDVAASMEVGDWRSQLRPDIRARVVNKIVETLKRHIPFSGLDEALEIERMAARFEEMTHSVATSQSDYLRKISLKILTIQTRSQNPIALLS, encoded by the exons ATGCCAGGCATTAATTGGAGGGAATGCCAAGCCGAGATTGGGGTTACCGGTCTAGCCGTGTCGGCGGGCGGCGGCTGGAGGACTCAGCTACCTCCGGGTTCCAGACATAGGATCGTGGACAAAAT GTTAGAGATGCTGAAGAAGCATATGCCCTTTGCTGGAGAAGAGGGACTGCAGGATCTTCAAGAAACTGCTCTCAGGTGTGAGGAAAGAATTTTTATGAAGGCAACAAGCCAG CCAGACTACTTAAGAAAGATAACTTCAAAAATGCTGGGGGTCGAGATGAGATCCCAAAAACTTAGACTGAACCCTTTTCAGAGTAATGCTGCAAGTACTAGCACAAACTCACAAGACCCAA CTTCTCAAAGCATGCATTCCCAAATCCAAAATCAGGCCCAGCAATTACCAACTCCAATGGTCTCCAATATATACCGGCAACATATTTTATCCCAAAATACCCAGAATAACATCCAGTCGACTGGAGTGCCGAATTCTACTGGTTTGACACACTCAATGCCCCCTGTTGCTGGCATGTCCCAGG TATTGAATTCGATATGGCTGGATGTTCCTGCTAATATGCATGGAAACTCTCAGAGACAGATTCCAGATGTGCAGCAGCAGGTTGTTTCTCAGGATACCCAACAACATTCTCAGAATCCTGTGGTGAATTCGCTCCAGTCTAATG ATGTGGCTGCAAGCATGGAAGTTGGTGATTGGAGGAGTCAACTACGTCCAGATATCAGAGCGAGGGTAGTAAATAAGAt AGTTGAGACATTGAAGAGGCATATCCCTTTTTCTGGACTAGATGAAGCTTTGGAAATTGAAAGAATGGCTGCTAGGTTTGAGGAAATGACACATTCTGTGGCAACAAGCCAG TCAGATTATTTAAGAAAGATATCTTTGAAAATTCTGACAATTCAGACGAGATCTCAGAATCCTATTGCTCTTCTCTCTTAA
- the LOC121809520 gene encoding mediator of RNA polymerase II transcription subunit 15a-like isoform X3, producing the protein MPGINWRECQAEIGVTGLAVSAGGGWRTQLPPGSRHRIVDKMLEMLKKHMPFAGEEGLQDLQETALRCEERIFMKATSQPDYLRKITSKMLGVEMRSQKLRLNPFQSNAATSQSMHSQIQNQAQQLPTPMVSNIYRQHILSQNTQNNIQSTGVPNSTGLTHSMPPVAGMSQVLNSIWLDVPANMHGNSQRQIPDVQQQVVSQDTQQHSQNPVVNSLQSNGTNVAASMEVGDWRSQLRPDIRARVVNKIVETLKRHIPFSGLDEALEIERMAARFEEMTHSVATSQSDYLRKISLKILTIQTRSQNPIALLS; encoded by the exons ATGCCAGGCATTAATTGGAGGGAATGCCAAGCCGAGATTGGGGTTACCGGTCTAGCCGTGTCGGCGGGCGGCGGCTGGAGGACTCAGCTACCTCCGGGTTCCAGACATAGGATCGTGGACAAAAT GTTAGAGATGCTGAAGAAGCATATGCCCTTTGCTGGAGAAGAGGGACTGCAGGATCTTCAAGAAACTGCTCTCAGGTGTGAGGAAAGAATTTTTATGAAGGCAACAAGCCAG CCAGACTACTTAAGAAAGATAACTTCAAAAATGCTGGGGGTCGAGATGAGATCCCAAAAACTTAGACTGAACCCTTTTCAGAGTAATGCTGCAA CTTCTCAAAGCATGCATTCCCAAATCCAAAATCAGGCCCAGCAATTACCAACTCCAATGGTCTCCAATATATACCGGCAACATATTTTATCCCAAAATACCCAGAATAACATCCAGTCGACTGGAGTGCCGAATTCTACTGGTTTGACACACTCAATGCCCCCTGTTGCTGGCATGTCCCAGG TATTGAATTCGATATGGCTGGATGTTCCTGCTAATATGCATGGAAACTCTCAGAGACAGATTCCAGATGTGCAGCAGCAGGTTGTTTCTCAGGATACCCAACAACATTCTCAGAATCCTGTGGTGAATTCGCTCCAGTCTAATGGTACAA ATGTGGCTGCAAGCATGGAAGTTGGTGATTGGAGGAGTCAACTACGTCCAGATATCAGAGCGAGGGTAGTAAATAAGAt AGTTGAGACATTGAAGAGGCATATCCCTTTTTCTGGACTAGATGAAGCTTTGGAAATTGAAAGAATGGCTGCTAGGTTTGAGGAAATGACACATTCTGTGGCAACAAGCCAG TCAGATTATTTAAGAAAGATATCTTTGAAAATTCTGACAATTCAGACGAGATCTCAGAATCCTATTGCTCTTCTCTCTTAA
- the LOC121806354 gene encoding probable prefoldin subunit 4, with protein MQQAGSSASETEVTWEDQQNINKFGRLNNRLHEVEDEIKIAKETNESLEDAGNELILTDEDIVRFQIGEVFAHVPKEEVESRIEEMTEKTSKNLVKLEEEKESIVAQMAALKKILYGKFKDSINLEED; from the exons ATGCAACAG GCTGGATCATCGGCGTCGGAGACTGAGGTGACGTGGGAAGATCAGCAGAATATCAATAAGTTTGGAAGATTGAACAACCGCCTTCACGAAGTAGAAGATGAAATCAAGATTGCTAAG GAAACAAACGAAAGCCTTGAGGATGCAGGCAATGAGCTGATCCTCACAGATGAAGACATAGTTCGGTTCCAAATAGGCGAGGTTTTTGCTCATGTGCCAAAAGAGGAAGTTGAAAGCAGGATCGAGGAGATGACAGAGAAGACGAGCAAGAACTTGGTAAAACTAGAGGAGGAGAAAGAATCAATAGTTGCTCAGATGGCTGCACTGAAGAAAATCTTGTATGGAAAATTCAAGGATTCTATCAATCTGGAGGAGGATTAG
- the LOC121806335 gene encoding sec-independent protein translocase protein TATA, chloroplastic-like, whose translation MATFSSAAITPSLSLHPPRRFASLSSSTSLFFSSIVCSRARLGLAAVRPRAAKRRGMSCNCLFGLGVPELVVIAGVAALLFGPKKLPEVGKSIGKTVKSFQQAAKEFETELTKDGEPSPEASNEKPTTVSEEEKQEDKVPSANGSS comes from the exons ATGGCGACCTTCTCATCCGCCGCAATCACGCCCTCACTCTCTCTCCATCCACCCAGAAGATTcgcctctctctcttcctccaccTCTCTCTTCTTCAGCTCCATTGTCTGCAGCCGGGCCAGGCTCGGCCTCGCGGCGGTTCGGCCCAGGGCAGCCAAGAGGAGGGGGATGTCGTGCAACTGCCTTTTCGGCCTCGGAGTGCCGGAGCTCGTAGTTATCGCCGGCGTCGCCGCGCTCCTCTTCGGCCCCAAGAAGTTGCCCGAAGTTGGAAAGAGCATTGGCAAGACTGTCAAAAGCTTTCAGCAG GCAGCCAAAGAATTTGAGACAGAACTGACCAAGGATGGCGAGCCTTCTCCTGAGGCGTCCAACGAGAAGCCGACGACAGTGAGTGAAGAAGAGAAGCAAGAGGATAAAGTCCCGAGCGCAAATGGAAGTTCTTGA
- the LOC121809851 gene encoding light-inducible protein CPRF2-like has protein sequence MERVFSMDEIDHFWSPQPRLGGEDGGDEAASRLSSSAASTAESKLAGMNRSASEWAFQRFLQEASDRTTTTIQSSSSSTHHNEDVAEIKGGSSCHNLIDVGVNANQQQPKTAAAAAPPPNVSPDSEEYQAYLKSRLELACAAVALTRGSNVKNQVSTGAAADNGSQASNSLQLGSHVTHKDSVKLQDKDGGGGPVGIPPLPAISKKYGVQVKSTTSGSSGEQSDDDEAEGENESTQNMDPTDAKRMRRMLSNRESARRSRRRKQAHLSELETQVSQLRVENSSLLKRLTDISHKYNEAAVDNRVLKADVETLRAKVKMAEERVKRVTGLNPLFQAMSEISTMGMPSFSGSPDTSADAAVPVQDDPEQHYYHAPSSSQASVQDHRVRNSVVDIPPAENAQADAAAGGNKMGRTVSMQRVASLEHLQKRIRASSDTQGTGEQ, from the exons ATGGAAAGAGTGTTTTCAATGGATGAGATAGACCACTTCTGGTCGCCTCAGCCGCGCCTCGGCGGCGAAGACGGCGGCGACGAGGCGGCATCACGCCTCTCGTCCTCCGCCGCGAGCACTGCCGAATCTAAGCTCGCGGGGATGAACCGCAGCGCTTCGGAGTGGGCGTTTCAACGCTTCCTCCAGGAGGCCTCCGATCGGACCACCACCACCATACAGTCGTCGTCGTCCTCGACTCATCACAACGAAGACGTCGCGGAGATCAAAGGCGGCAGCAGCTGCCATAATTTAATTGACGTAGGGGTCAATGCAAATCAGCAGCAGCCGAAgacggcggcggcagcggcccCACCCCCAAATGTGTCGCCAGATTCTGAGGAGTATCAGGCCTACCTCAAAAGTCGCCTTGAGCTTGCGTGCGCAGCCGTTGCTTTGACTCGG GGAAGCAATGTGAAGAATCAAGTGTCTACAGGTGCGGCGGCGGACAACGGCTCTCAGGCTTCGAATTCGTTGCAGCTCGGTTCTCATGTTACTCATAAAG ATTCAGTAAAGCTACAAGATAAGGATGGTGGTGGCGGTCCAGTCGGTATACCTCCTCTCCCTGCTATCTCTAAGAAATATGGGGTTCAAGTGAAGTCTACAACAAGTGGATCATCAGGGGAACAGTCTGATGATGATGAAGCTGAGGGAGAAAATGAATCAACTCAAAACATGGATCCTACAGATGCCAAACGCATGAGAAG AATGCTTTCAAATAGAGAATCAGCTAGGCGCTCTAGACGAAGAAAGCAGGCCCATTTGTCTGAGCTTGAGACGCAG GTTTCTCAATTAAGAGTTGAGAACTCTTCTTTACTTAAACGCCTCACTGACATAAGCCATAAGTACAATGAAGCAGCTGTTGACAATAGAGTTCTGAAGGCTGATGTCGAGACACTGAGAGCAAAG GTAAAAATGGCTGAAGAAAGAGTTAAAAGAGTCACTGGGTTGAACCCACTGTTCCAAGCTATGTCGGAGATCTCCACAATGGGCATGCCCTCTTTCTCCGGAAGTCCCGACACTTCAGCTGATGCAGCTGTACCTGTGCAAGATGATCCGGAGCAGCACTACTACCACGCCCCTTCCAGTAGTCAGGCTTCGGTGCAAGACCACAGAGTTCGAAACAGTGTGGTGGACATTCCTCCGGCAGAGAATGCACAAGCAGATGCAGCAGCTGGGGGGAACAAGATGGGAAGGACTGTTTCTATGCAGAGAGTGGCAAGCTTGGAGCATCTCCAGAAGCGCATCCGCGCCTCCTCGGATACTCAAGGCACCGGAGAGCAATAA